The following proteins come from a genomic window of Pelmatolapia mariae isolate MD_Pm_ZW linkage group LG17, Pm_UMD_F_2, whole genome shotgun sequence:
- the LOC134646982 gene encoding FYVE, RhoGEF and PH domain-containing protein 4-like isoform X1: MFDLKKRNSLTLRDSRGTEEFRRVAVRRKVQGPVGDCQTSDVSSGVSGSYNGGHAHDRVSGPELISIGTEKDDEKSPTKRSPFKPQVPPKPDHLQSPPRVGQDQAYSLTPGKVPPQQNNGTEENQNRCNGVSISCVSPQNCLDSPSKEGGSYFLNGVLDPHINPARHAQGIPNLTSRPLSGSPSPGKRGIQSCSPLREEGHSPGKLSPRNYRPLTGKLRASSPVQGKMGSYSPAKSSKSLLGLHRISSEKMERREKRAGKSLSVPDLIVYLDESRVFFPSRIPSDKAERSPLKLLHSPNFNIPAITVKTSAKHRRSLTTNEEHLLNSGIEHFPGQMNGIVQENKQPAANGMRQNDKMEEGKIPTGYGSKFCCQWTVATTEDEKIHNERAEQNEEEKQKQEEREGDEPNNKESTEQKLFNIATELLQTEKAYVTRLHLLDQVFCSRLTEEAGRGSFPPEVIRNIFANISSIYSFHSQFLLPDLENCIRHWCESPGLGKVLLQHAPFLRMYADYVRNFDHAMELVRTWTERSSAFRNIIQDIQSQGICGKLTLQHHMLEPIQRVPRYEMLLKDYLKKLPEDDPDYELTQKSLQTISMAATHSNSAIQKAEGLKRLLEIYEMVGEEEVVNPTNEFLREGRLLKLAARNTSAMERHLFLFNNFLLCCSPKFSLVGQRFTVRCRIGMDGMQVQQTTNEDHPYTFQISGRERILELQASSKQDRDEWIKVIREAIDVFQKKNDTFRLASRELTVAEPTEELGKRAPRWIRDNEVTLCMSCMEPFNALTRRRHHCRACGFVVCWKCSDYKVALEYDGYKLNKVCKPCYAILTGPRGEGLDGKKRRMLESKASPGPTDSVMSGFLQYGDNPQTWQRVWSVLTRAEPPVLYLYSVPQDLKPLFTIPLLGCSVEAFPQAFQGQSCFCLTQSKTSHTFTCDSLDIKRSWLSALKVAMTGWRTACSLAVCDNSRGIRSGINGRLSGENFVVSGNKEHRS, translated from the exons atgtttgacctgaagaagagGAATAGTTTGACTCTGAGGGACAGCCGTGGGACGGAGGAGTTCAGACGAGTGGCGGTCAGACGGAAAGTCCAAGGTCCTGTGGGTGACTGTCAAACCTCAG atgTGAGCAGTGGTGTGAGTGGTTCATACAACGGTGGCCATGCTCATGACAGAGTTTCTGGACCAGAACTGATCTCAATTGGTACAGAAAAAGATGATGAGAAAAGCCCAACGAAGAGATCACCTTTTAAACCCCAAG TGCCTCCTAAACCAGATCACCTCCAGAGCCCTCCGAGGGTAGGACAAGATCAAGCCTACAGTCTCACTCCAGGAAAAGTGCCACCCCAGCAAAATAATGGAACAGAAGAGAACCAGAATAGATGCAATGGGGTTTCTATTTCCTGTGTAAGCCCACAGAATTGTTTAGACTCTCCAAGTAAAGAAGGGGGAAGTTATTTTCTGAATGGGGTTTTGGATCCACATATCAACCCTGCCAGACATGCTCAGGGGATTCCGAATCTTACAAGCAGGCCACTATCAGGATCTCCAAGCCCAGGCAAAAGAGGCATTCAGAGCTGTAGCCCTCTGAGAGAAGAAGGCCATAGCCCCGGTAAGCTGTCCCCAAGAAACTATAGACCTCTCACGGGAAAACTGCGTGCTTCGAGCCCTGTTCAAGGGAAGATGGGCAGCTACAGCCCTGCCAAGAGTTCTAAATCCTTGCTAGGACTGCACAGAATCTCAAGCGAGAAAATGGAAAGGCGGGAGAAGAGAGCAGGAAAGTCTCTGAGTGTGCCTGACCTGATTGTGTATTTGGATGAGAGCAG agtttttttcccctctaggATTCCCTCAGATAAAGCTGAGCGCTCTCCACTCAAACTGCTGCACTCACCCAATTTTAATATACCTGCCATCACTGTCAAAACATCAGCTAAGCATAGACGCAGTCTTACCACAAATGAAGAGCATCTGTTAAACAGCGGCATAGAACATTTCCCAGGACAAATGAATGGCATTGTGCAGGAGAACAAACAGCCAGCAGCAAATGGGATGAGGCAAAATGACAAAATGGAAGAAGGCAAGATACCTACAGGGTATGGCTCCAAGTTTTGCTGCCAGTGGACAGTGGCAACCACAGAAGATGAGAAGATTCACAATGAGAGAGCTGAACAAAATGAGGAGGAGAAGCAGAAGCAAGAAGAGAGGGAAGGAGATGAGCCGAACAATAAAGAGAGCACAGAGCAGAAGTTGTTTAACATCGCTACTGAACTGCTGCAAACAGAGAAGGCCTATGTGACCCGCCTCCACCTGCTAGACCAG GTTTTCTGTTCACGCCTAACAGAAGAAGCAGGTCGAGGCTCATTTCCTCCCGAGGTGATAAGAAATATCTTTGCGAACATTTCCTCAATCTACTCTTTCCACAGccagtttctgctgcctgaCCTGGAGAACTGCATCAGACACTG GTGTGAGAGCCCAGGCCTGGGTAAGGTTCTTCTACAGCACGCACCCTTCCTGAGGATGTATGCTGACTATGTCAGAAACTTCGACCATGCAATGGAGCTGGTGAGGACCTGGACCGAACGCTCCTCTGCTTTCAGAAACATCATCCAGGACATACAG AGTCAGGGGATCTGTGGCAAACTCACCCTGCAGCACCACATGTTGGAGCCAATCCAGAGGGTTCCACGTTATGAGATGCTGCTGAAGGATTATCTGAAGAAACTGCCTGAAGATGACCCAGATTATGAGCTTACACAGA AGTCCTTGCAGACCATTTCCATGGCAGCCACACACTCAAACAGTGCCATCCAAAAAGCC GAGGGTCTGAAGCGACTCCTGGAGATCTACGAGATGGTTGGAGAGGAGGAAGTCGTGAATCCAACCAACGAGTTTCTCAGGGAAGGTCGTCTGCTCAAGCTTGCTGCCAGGAACACATCAGCCATGGAGAGACACCTGTTCCTG TTTAACAACTTCCTGCTGTGCTGCTCTCCAAAGTTCAGCCTAGTCGGGCAGCGTTTCACTGTGCGCTGCAGGATCGGGATGGATGGGATGCAGGTGCAGCAAACCACCAACGAGGATCATCCATACACCTTCCAAATATCTGGAAGGGAAAGGATCCTTGAGCTGCAGGCCAG cTCCAAACAAGATCGAGATGAATGGATAAAG GTGATTCGTGAAGCCATTGATGTGTTTCAGAAGAAAAATGATACCTTCAGACTGGCTTCTAGGGAGCTTACTGTAGCAGAACCA ACAGAGGAGCTTGGCAAACGAGCCCCTCGCTGGATTAGAGACAATGAGGTGACCCTGTGTATGTCCTGCATGGAGCCTTTTAACGCCCTTACCAGAAGAAGACATCACTGCCGTGCCTGTGGTTTT GTGGTGTGTTGGAAGTGTTCAGACTACAAAGTGGCTTTAGAGTATGACGGGTACAAGTTGAACAAAGTGTGTAAACCTTGTTACGCCATCCTGACTGGCCCGAGAGGGGAGGGCTTGGatggaaaaaagagaagaatgcTGGAG TCCAAAGCATCTCCAGGGCCTACTGACAGTGTAATGAGTGGTTTCCTGCAGTATGGGGACAACCCCCAGACCTGGCAGCGAGTGTGGTCCGTGCTCACCAGGGCTGAGCCTCCGGTTCTTTACCTGTACTCCGTTCCACAG GATTTAAAGCCCCTGTTCACTATACCTCTACTGGGCTGCAGCGTAGAGGCTTTCCCCCAGGCGTTTCAGGGTCAGTCCTGCTTCTGTCTGACCCAGTCCAAAACCAGCCACACTTTCACCTGCGATTCTCTGGACATCAAACGCAGCTGGCTGAGTGCTCTGAAAGTTGCTATGACAGGATGGCGTACAGCATGCTCACTGGCTGTTTGTGACAACAGCAGAGGAATCAGGTCTGGCATTAATGGGAGGCTCAGTGGTGAGAACTTTGTAGTCAGTGGCAACAAGGAACATCGCTCTTGA
- the LOC134646982 gene encoding FYVE, RhoGEF and PH domain-containing protein 4-like isoform X2, whose protein sequence is MFDLKKRNSLTLRDSRGTEEFRRVAVRRKVQGPVGDCQTSDVSSGVSGSYNGGHAHDRVSGPELISIGTEKDDEKSPTKRSPFKPQVPPKPDHLQSPPRVGQDQAYSLTPGKVPPQQNNGTEENQNRCNGVSISCVSPQNCLDSPSKEGGSYFLNGVLDPHINPARHAQGIPNLTSRPLSGSPSPGKRGIQSCSPLREEGHSPGKLSPRNYRPLTGKLRASSPVQGKMGSYSPAKSSKSLLGLHRISSEKMERREKRAGKSLSVPDLIVYLDESRIPSDKAERSPLKLLHSPNFNIPAITVKTSAKHRRSLTTNEEHLLNSGIEHFPGQMNGIVQENKQPAANGMRQNDKMEEGKIPTGYGSKFCCQWTVATTEDEKIHNERAEQNEEEKQKQEEREGDEPNNKESTEQKLFNIATELLQTEKAYVTRLHLLDQVFCSRLTEEAGRGSFPPEVIRNIFANISSIYSFHSQFLLPDLENCIRHWCESPGLGKVLLQHAPFLRMYADYVRNFDHAMELVRTWTERSSAFRNIIQDIQSQGICGKLTLQHHMLEPIQRVPRYEMLLKDYLKKLPEDDPDYELTQKSLQTISMAATHSNSAIQKAEGLKRLLEIYEMVGEEEVVNPTNEFLREGRLLKLAARNTSAMERHLFLFNNFLLCCSPKFSLVGQRFTVRCRIGMDGMQVQQTTNEDHPYTFQISGRERILELQASSKQDRDEWIKVIREAIDVFQKKNDTFRLASRELTVAEPTEELGKRAPRWIRDNEVTLCMSCMEPFNALTRRRHHCRACGFVVCWKCSDYKVALEYDGYKLNKVCKPCYAILTGPRGEGLDGKKRRMLESKASPGPTDSVMSGFLQYGDNPQTWQRVWSVLTRAEPPVLYLYSVPQDLKPLFTIPLLGCSVEAFPQAFQGQSCFCLTQSKTSHTFTCDSLDIKRSWLSALKVAMTGWRTACSLAVCDNSRGIRSGINGRLSGENFVVSGNKEHRS, encoded by the exons atgtttgacctgaagaagagGAATAGTTTGACTCTGAGGGACAGCCGTGGGACGGAGGAGTTCAGACGAGTGGCGGTCAGACGGAAAGTCCAAGGTCCTGTGGGTGACTGTCAAACCTCAG atgTGAGCAGTGGTGTGAGTGGTTCATACAACGGTGGCCATGCTCATGACAGAGTTTCTGGACCAGAACTGATCTCAATTGGTACAGAAAAAGATGATGAGAAAAGCCCAACGAAGAGATCACCTTTTAAACCCCAAG TGCCTCCTAAACCAGATCACCTCCAGAGCCCTCCGAGGGTAGGACAAGATCAAGCCTACAGTCTCACTCCAGGAAAAGTGCCACCCCAGCAAAATAATGGAACAGAAGAGAACCAGAATAGATGCAATGGGGTTTCTATTTCCTGTGTAAGCCCACAGAATTGTTTAGACTCTCCAAGTAAAGAAGGGGGAAGTTATTTTCTGAATGGGGTTTTGGATCCACATATCAACCCTGCCAGACATGCTCAGGGGATTCCGAATCTTACAAGCAGGCCACTATCAGGATCTCCAAGCCCAGGCAAAAGAGGCATTCAGAGCTGTAGCCCTCTGAGAGAAGAAGGCCATAGCCCCGGTAAGCTGTCCCCAAGAAACTATAGACCTCTCACGGGAAAACTGCGTGCTTCGAGCCCTGTTCAAGGGAAGATGGGCAGCTACAGCCCTGCCAAGAGTTCTAAATCCTTGCTAGGACTGCACAGAATCTCAAGCGAGAAAATGGAAAGGCGGGAGAAGAGAGCAGGAAAGTCTCTGAGTGTGCCTGACCTGATTGTGTATTTGGATGAGAGCAG gATTCCCTCAGATAAAGCTGAGCGCTCTCCACTCAAACTGCTGCACTCACCCAATTTTAATATACCTGCCATCACTGTCAAAACATCAGCTAAGCATAGACGCAGTCTTACCACAAATGAAGAGCATCTGTTAAACAGCGGCATAGAACATTTCCCAGGACAAATGAATGGCATTGTGCAGGAGAACAAACAGCCAGCAGCAAATGGGATGAGGCAAAATGACAAAATGGAAGAAGGCAAGATACCTACAGGGTATGGCTCCAAGTTTTGCTGCCAGTGGACAGTGGCAACCACAGAAGATGAGAAGATTCACAATGAGAGAGCTGAACAAAATGAGGAGGAGAAGCAGAAGCAAGAAGAGAGGGAAGGAGATGAGCCGAACAATAAAGAGAGCACAGAGCAGAAGTTGTTTAACATCGCTACTGAACTGCTGCAAACAGAGAAGGCCTATGTGACCCGCCTCCACCTGCTAGACCAG GTTTTCTGTTCACGCCTAACAGAAGAAGCAGGTCGAGGCTCATTTCCTCCCGAGGTGATAAGAAATATCTTTGCGAACATTTCCTCAATCTACTCTTTCCACAGccagtttctgctgcctgaCCTGGAGAACTGCATCAGACACTG GTGTGAGAGCCCAGGCCTGGGTAAGGTTCTTCTACAGCACGCACCCTTCCTGAGGATGTATGCTGACTATGTCAGAAACTTCGACCATGCAATGGAGCTGGTGAGGACCTGGACCGAACGCTCCTCTGCTTTCAGAAACATCATCCAGGACATACAG AGTCAGGGGATCTGTGGCAAACTCACCCTGCAGCACCACATGTTGGAGCCAATCCAGAGGGTTCCACGTTATGAGATGCTGCTGAAGGATTATCTGAAGAAACTGCCTGAAGATGACCCAGATTATGAGCTTACACAGA AGTCCTTGCAGACCATTTCCATGGCAGCCACACACTCAAACAGTGCCATCCAAAAAGCC GAGGGTCTGAAGCGACTCCTGGAGATCTACGAGATGGTTGGAGAGGAGGAAGTCGTGAATCCAACCAACGAGTTTCTCAGGGAAGGTCGTCTGCTCAAGCTTGCTGCCAGGAACACATCAGCCATGGAGAGACACCTGTTCCTG TTTAACAACTTCCTGCTGTGCTGCTCTCCAAAGTTCAGCCTAGTCGGGCAGCGTTTCACTGTGCGCTGCAGGATCGGGATGGATGGGATGCAGGTGCAGCAAACCACCAACGAGGATCATCCATACACCTTCCAAATATCTGGAAGGGAAAGGATCCTTGAGCTGCAGGCCAG cTCCAAACAAGATCGAGATGAATGGATAAAG GTGATTCGTGAAGCCATTGATGTGTTTCAGAAGAAAAATGATACCTTCAGACTGGCTTCTAGGGAGCTTACTGTAGCAGAACCA ACAGAGGAGCTTGGCAAACGAGCCCCTCGCTGGATTAGAGACAATGAGGTGACCCTGTGTATGTCCTGCATGGAGCCTTTTAACGCCCTTACCAGAAGAAGACATCACTGCCGTGCCTGTGGTTTT GTGGTGTGTTGGAAGTGTTCAGACTACAAAGTGGCTTTAGAGTATGACGGGTACAAGTTGAACAAAGTGTGTAAACCTTGTTACGCCATCCTGACTGGCCCGAGAGGGGAGGGCTTGGatggaaaaaagagaagaatgcTGGAG TCCAAAGCATCTCCAGGGCCTACTGACAGTGTAATGAGTGGTTTCCTGCAGTATGGGGACAACCCCCAGACCTGGCAGCGAGTGTGGTCCGTGCTCACCAGGGCTGAGCCTCCGGTTCTTTACCTGTACTCCGTTCCACAG GATTTAAAGCCCCTGTTCACTATACCTCTACTGGGCTGCAGCGTAGAGGCTTTCCCCCAGGCGTTTCAGGGTCAGTCCTGCTTCTGTCTGACCCAGTCCAAAACCAGCCACACTTTCACCTGCGATTCTCTGGACATCAAACGCAGCTGGCTGAGTGCTCTGAAAGTTGCTATGACAGGATGGCGTACAGCATGCTCACTGGCTGTTTGTGACAACAGCAGAGGAATCAGGTCTGGCATTAATGGGAGGCTCAGTGGTGAGAACTTTGTAGTCAGTGGCAACAAGGAACATCGCTCTTGA